A stretch of the Arvicola amphibius chromosome 8, mArvAmp1.2, whole genome shotgun sequence genome encodes the following:
- the LOC119820514 gene encoding translation machinery-associated protein 7-like, producing MSGREGGKKKPLKQPKKQTKEMDEEDKAFKQKLKEEQKKLEELKAKATGKGPLATGGIKKSGKK from the coding sequence ATGTCGGGCCGGGAAGGTGGCAAAAAGAAGCCCCTGAAACAGCCCAAGAAGCAGACCAAGGAAATGGACGAGGAAGATAAGGCTTTCAAGCAGAAACtaaaagaggagcagaagaaacTCGAGGAGCTAAAAGCCAAGGCCACGGGAAAGGGACCCCTGGCCACAGGTGGAATTAAGAAATCTGGCAAAAAGTAA